CGCGGACGCCGATGATCTTGCCGATCTCGCCGTGCGGCACCTTCAGCGAGGTGTCACGGACCTCACGGGCCTTCTCACCGAAGATCGCGCGGAGCAGGCGCTCCTCCGGCGTCAGCTCGGTCTCGCCCTTGGGCGTGACCTTGCCGACGAGGATGTCGCCGGCGACGACCTCGGCACCGATACGGATGATGCCGCGCTCGTCGAGGTCGGCGAGGACCTCCTCGGAGACGTTCGGGATGTCCCGGGTGATCTCCTCCGGGCCGAGCTTGGTGTCACGGGCGTCGACCTCGTGCTCCTCGATGTGGATCGAGGAGAGGACGTCGTCCTGCACGAGGCGCTGCGACAGGATGATCGCGTCCTCGTAGTTGTGACCCTCCCACGGCATGAACGCCACGAGCAGGTTCTTGCCGAGCGCCATCTCGCCGTCTTCGGTGGCGGGACCGTCGGCGAGGACCTGGCCCTCGATGACGCGGTCGCCCTCGTCGACGACGACCTTCTGGTTGACCGAGGTGCCCTGGTTCGAGCGCGAGAACTTGTGCAGGCGGTACGTGATGTACGTGCCGTCGTCGTTGGCGACCGTGACGTAGTCGGCCGACAGCTCCTGGACGACACCGTCCTTCTCGGCCTTGAGCACGTCGCCGGCGTCGGTGGCACAGCGGTACTCCATGCCGGTGCCGACGAGCGGGGCCTCCGACTTGATCAGCGGCACCGCCTGACGCATCATGTTCGCGCCCATGAGGGCACGGTTGGCGTCGTCGTGCTCGAGGAACGGGATCATGGCGGTCGCGACCGACACCATCTGGCGCGGCGAGACGTCCATGTAGTCGACCTCGGACGGCAGGACGTAGTCGACCTCGCCGCCACGCTTACGCACCAGGACGCGGTTCTCGGTGAGCCGCATGTCGTCGTTGAGCGCGGCGTTGGCCTGCGCGATGACGAAGCGGTCCTCCTCGTCGGCGGTGACGTAGTCGACCTCGTCCGTGACCTGACCGTCGATGACCTTGCGGTACGGCGTCTCGATGAAGCCGAACGCGTTGACGCGGCCGTACGAGGCGAGCGAACCGATCAGACCGATGTTCGGGCCTTCCGGGGTCTCGATCGGGCACATGCGTCCGTAGTGGGACGGGTGCACGTCTCGGACCTCGAAGCCGGCCCGCTCACGGGACAGACCACCAGGGCCCAGCGCCGAGAGACGACGCTTGTGCGTCAGACCCGACAGCGGGTTGTTCTGGTCCATGAACTGCGACAGCTGCGAGGTGCCGAAGAATTCCTTGATCGACGCCACGACCGGGCGAATGTTGATCAGGGTCTGCGGCGTGATCGCCTCGACGTCCTGGGTCGTCATGCGCTCACGCACGACGCGCTCCATACGAGCCAGACCCGTGCGGACCTGGTTCTGGATGAGCTCGCCGACGTTACGCAGACGACGGTTGCCGAAGTGGTCGATGTCGTCGGTCTCGACGACGATCTCGTTGCCGTTCTCGCCGATCGTCTCGGTCTCGCCCGCGTGGAGCTTGACCAGGTACTTGATCGTGGCGATGACGTCGTCGGTGGTGAGCACGCCGGCGTCCAGCGGCTCGTCGGCGCCGAGCTTCTTGTTCACCTTGTAGCGGCCGACCTTCGCGAGGTCGTAGCGCTTCGGGTTGAAGTAGAGGTTCTCGAGCAGCGTCTGAGCAGCCTCACGGGTCGGCGGCTCGCCCGGACGCAGCTTGCGGTAGATGTCGAGCAGCGCGTCGTCCTGGCCCTGGGTGTGGTCCTTCTCCAGGGTGGCGCGCATGGACTCGTACTCGCCGAACTCCTGCAGGATCTGCTCGGTGGTCCAGCCGAGAGCCTTCAGCAGAACGGTGACCGACTGCTTGCGCTTGCGGTCGATGCGGACACCGACCAGGTCGCGCTTGTCGATCTCCATCTCCAGCCAGGCACCCCGGGACGGGATGATCTTGGCGGAGAAGATGTCCTTGTCGGACGTCTTGTCGATCGAGGAGTCGAAGTAGACACCCGGCGATCGGACCAGCTGCGACACCACGACACGCTCGGTGCCGTTGATGACGAAGGTGCCCTTGTTGGTCATGAGCGGGAAGTCGCCCATGAAGACCGTCTGAGACTTGATCTCGCCGGTCTCGTTGTTGGTGAACTCGGCGGTGACGAAGAGCGGGGCACCGTACGTGAAGTCACGGTCCTTGCACTCGTCGATCGAGTTCTTCGGCGGCTCGAAGCGGTGGTCGCGGAAGGTCAGCGACATCGACCCGGAGAAGTCCTCGATCGGCGAGATCTCCTCGAAGATCTCTTCCAGGCCGGACTTCGTGGGGACGTCCTGTCCCGACTCAAGGGCAGCCTCGACGCGAGCCTTCCAGGCGGCATTACCGAGCAGCCAGTCAAAGCTCTCGGTCTGCAGCGCGAGGAGGTTCGGAACCTCGAGGGGCTCCTTGATCTTTGCAAAGGAGATGCGCAGCGGGGCGGTGCTTGCGCCGTTGTTCGTATTGGTCGAGGCGTTGCGCGAGGCGGCCAAGAGGGGGTCCTTCCGAGGGCTCGGACTCACTACGCGCGTACCGGTCCCCAGCAATGCTTTGCGGCAGACTTTTCCTGAGATGACCAAAAGGCCAGTTCAGACGGGGTCGGTCCACGAAGCGGATGCGAAGGTATGCCCCTGGTGACGGGCAGGGGGCAGCTAACAGGCAGCGCAAAGGGTCAGTGTAGCCACTTGGCTCACTGATGTCCAGGGCGAATAATTCGCGACCCTCGTTGCTCTCAACTCCGCGGTACCTCGCGCCGTGCGGCGCACCTCGATACTGCCCGTTCAGTCGTCGATCCATGCCTCGGATACGGATCGTTGTGACGACGCGTCCTGAGAATTGCGCGCTGCGTGCGGTTCGTCAAGGCCCCCCGGTCTGCGGGGCGCACGGCGAAGATCACCATACTCCGCCACCGACGGCCCTCGGGGCCCCCGCCACGCCCTTCCCGGGGAACGCCGAAAGGCGACCACCCACAAGGGTGATCGCCTTTCGGTGCTCCCGCGTTACACGGGGGCTGGAGTCAGCTACAGCGACTCGAAACGGTCTTACTTGACCGTGACGGAGGCGCCGGCGGCCTTGAGGGACTCGGCGGCCTTCTCGGCAACGTCCTTCGCGACCTTCTCGAGGACGGCCTTCGGGGTGCCGTCGACGAGGTCCTTGGCCTCCTTGAGGCCCAGGGAGGTGAGCTCGCGCACGACCTTGATGACCTGGATCTTCTTGTCGCCGGCACCCTCGAGGATGACGTCGAACTCGTCCTGCTCCTCGGCGGCCTCGGTGGCAACCGGGGCGCCCGGGCCGGCAACGGCGACGGCCGCAGCGGCGGTGACGTCGAACTTGTCCTCGAAGGCCTTAACGAACTCGGAGAGCTCGATGAGGGTCATCTCCTCGAACTGGGCGAGGAGGTCGTCCTGAGAGAGCTTCGCCATGATGGGCGATCCTTCCACTAATTCGGCAGGTGCCGGATGTATGAAGAGGCGGGCGTAACGGCCCGCTGCGACCCGCGCGCTAGGCGGCGCGGATCAATGCGCGAGCCGAATTACTCGGCACCGCCCTGCTCGGCGAGCTTGACGCGAAGCGCCTCCGCGGTGCGGACGAACTTCGACGGCAGCGCCTGGAAGAGCGAGGCAGCCTGAGACTGCTTGCCCTTGAACGCGCCGGCCAGCTTGCTGAGCAGAACCTCGCGGGACTCGAGGTCCGCAAGCTTCTTGATCTCATCGGCGGTCAGCGCCTTACCGTCAAGGACACCGCCCTTGATGATGAGGTTCGGGTTCTCCTTGGCGAAGTCACGAAGACCCTTCGCCGACTCCACCGGGTCACCGGTGATGAAGGCGGCGCCCGTCGGACCGGTGAACTGGTCGTCGAGCGAGGTGATCCCGGCCTCGTTGGCCGCAATCTTGGTCAGCGTGTTCTTCACCACGGCGTACTGGGCGTTCTCACCGAGCGAACGACGCAGCGTCTTGAGCTGCGCGACGGTGAGACCCCGGTACTCGGTCAGCACGACGGCGTTCGAGCTCTGGAACTTGTCCTTGAGCTCGGCTACCGCGGCAGCCTTGTCGGGCCTTGCCATGAGCGTCGGCCTCCTTCCGGGTGATGGGACCGCGCGGAAGGGGCTGAACAAAACAAAACGCCCCGGCGCAGGCGCACGGGGCTTTGCTCGACCGCATCACGAAGATCCGGGAACTCATCCACAGTCACCTGCGCGGGTCGTTCGCATCTCAGCGAATCCTTCGGCCACCGCACCCGAGTGGGAGCAGCGACGACCAGCGGTCTTTGGCTTCTGTGGAAGCGTACGTGACGGGGTGCGGTTCGGGCAAATCAGCCCTGGCCGAGGCCCTCGCCGGCCCCCTCGCCGGCCCCCTCGCCGATGCCCTTGAGCATCTCCATGAAGTCGACGGTGTCCTTGGCCGGCGGGGCCTCGACGGTCGCCTTCGTGCCGTAGTCGGAGTAGAAGGCGGTCATGTTCATCGCGCCCTCGGGCATCTTCATGCCGACGACCATCTTGACCGGGTAGCCGTCACCGTTGACCCAGAGCTCGGTGTCGTAGCCCTTGATCCCCGACTCCTCCATGGTCGCCACGAGCTTGTCGCGGTCCGCCTTCGGCAGGCTGTCGAGGCTCTTGTTGGCGTTCAGCATGTCCTCGAAGGCGATCGAGCCCTTGTAGTGCTGGGCGTCGACGCCCTCGACCTTCTCCGGGCCGATGTGCTTGATGCCCGGGGCCTCCAGGAGGAGCGCGAGCTGCTGGGCCGGGTCCTGGTTCATACCGCCCAGGCCCTGCGACATCGTCTTCCCCAGGACGGCGTCGGATTCCTTCGCCATCCCGGCGAAGTCCATCTTCATCCAGCGCTTGCCGTCCATCTCGGCGGCCTGCTCGGCGCCCATGTCCATGTACATGACGTCGTCACGCATGATCATGCGGATCTTCTCGGGCATTCCGGCGGCGCCCGCGCCGGCGAACATGCCCCCGGACATCGTCACGTCCATCGCGGCCGGGTCCCAGCCCTGCACACCGGTCATGGTGGTCGTGCCGGAGTCCAGGCCGGTGCCGGTCATCTCGATCGTCATCCGGATCTTCGCGGCCTTGGCCTCGGAGGTCTTCGTGTACGCGGCCTGGATGACCTTCGTGACGTCTTCGAGGCTCTGCGTCTGCGGCTTCGCGGGCGCGTCGGCCGCCTTCGGGTCGCCGTCCTGACACCCCGCGACACCCACCACGACGGCCGTGGCCGTCAGGGCGACGCCCGCGCGCTTCCATGCGGACATGTTCATGAGCGTTCCCCACCCCTTGTTAAGCCTTTGCGATTCCTTGAACCGTAACAAAGAACAGGCCCTCGCCTCTCCGAGGAGAGGCGAGGGCCTGTCGACCACTCAGTGAACCGGTGAGGTTCAGACCGCGGCCGGGTCCTCCTCGACGAGGAGGTTACGGGTGCGGTTGGAGTCCAGCGGGATGCCGGGGCCCATCGTCGTCGTCAGGGTCGCCTTCTTGATGTAGCGGCCCTTGGCGGCGGACGGCTTCAGACGAAGGATCTCGTCCAGGGCCGCAGCGTAGTTCTCGACCAGCTTCGTCTCGTCGAAGGAGACCTTGCCGATGATGAAGTGCAGGTTCGAGTGCTTGTCGACGCGGAACTCGATCTTGCCGCCCTTGATGTCGTTGACAGCCTTCGCGACATCGGGGGTGACGGTGCCGACCTTGGGGTTCGGCATGAGACCACGCGGGCCGAGGACGCGGCCGAGGCGGCCGACCTTGCCCATGAGGTCCGGGGTGGCCACAACGGCGTCGAACTCGTTCAGGCGGTTGCCCTTGGAGATCTCGTCGATGAGCTCGTCGGAGCCGACGATGTCGGCGCCGGCGGCAATCGCGGCCTCGGCACGGTCACCGGTCGCGAAGACCAGGACCCGGGCGGTCTTGCCGGTGCCGTGCGGGAGGTTCACGGTGCCGCGGACCATCTGGTCGGCCTTGCGCGGGTCGACACCCAGGCGGAAGGCGACCTCGACGGTGCCGTCGAACTTCGTGGCGGCGGTGTCCTTCGCCAGACGGACGGCCTCGAGGGGGGCGTAGTTCCGCTCCCGGTCGATCTTGGCGTCCGCGGCGCGGAGAGCCTTGCTGCGCTTCACTTCTTCTCCTGTTGGTTCAGGTATGGAGTCGTGGTGCGGGCCGGCGCGGGCCCTACCACTAGGTCACAAGGGGGTTGATCAGCCCTCGACGGTGATGCCCATGGAACGGGCGGTACCGGCGATGATCTTGGACGCGGCGTCCAGGTCATTGGCGTTCAGGTCGGGCAGCTTGACCGTGGCGATCTCGCGGACCTGAGCGGCCGTGAGCTTCGCGACCTTGGTCTTGTGGGGCTCGCCGGAGCCCTTGTCCACACCAGCGGCCTTGAGGATCAGCTTCGCGGCCGGCGGAGTCTTGGTGATGAAGGTGAAGGTGCGGTCCTCGTAGACCGTGATCTCCACCGGCACGACCATGCCACGCTGCGACTCGGTCGCGGCGTTGTAGGCCTTGCAGAACTCCATGATGTTGACGCCGTGCTGACCGAGCGCGGGGCCGACCGGCGGGGCCGGGTTCGCCGCACCGGCGTTGATCTGGAGCTTGATAAGCCCCGTGACCTTCTTCTTCTTGGGAGGCATTGCTCTCTCCGGGTCCTAGTGAGAGTGTTCAGCCCGCCTTCCGGTCATCCGGATGCAGGCATACCGCACAACGATAACGGGTATGGACGTGCGGCTAAAAACCGAGCAGGTCAGAGCGGCTGCGAGAGCCACTCTGACCTGGTCGGAAGACGGTGAGATCAGTTCTTCTGGATCTGGTCGAAGCTGAGCTCGACCGGGGTCTCGCGACCGAAGATCTCGACGAGGCCCTTGACCTTCTTCGAGTCCGGGTTGATCTCGTTGATCGTGGCCTGGAGGGTCGCGAAGGGACCGTCCGTGACCGTGACCGAGTCGCCGACCTCGAAGTCCAGAACCTGGACCTCCAGCTTGCGGGCGGGAGCGGGCTTGCCCTCGGCCTCTGCGGCCTCGCGGGCGGCCTTCTCCTCGGCCTCCGGGGCGAGCATCTTGACGATCTCGTCCAGGGTCAGCGGGTACGGGTCGTAGGCGTTGCCCACGAAGCCGGTGACGCCGGGGGTGTTGCGGACGACGCCCCAGGACTCGTTCGTCAGGTCCATGCGGACGAGAACGTAGCCGGGAAGCTTGTTCTGCTTGACGTTCTTCCGCTCGCCGCCCTTGATCTGGACGATCTCTTCCTCGGGGACCTCGGCCTGGTAGATGAAGTCCTCGACGTTGAGCGAGACGGCACGCTGCTCGAGGTTGGCCTTCACGCGCTTCTCGTAGCCGGCGTAGGTGTGGATGACGTACCACTCGCCGGGGAGGGTGCGGAGCTCCTCGCGAAGCGCGGCGACCGGGTCGACCGGGGCGGCCGGCTCGGCCTCCTCCTCGGTCTCGTCCTCGGCGTCCTCGACCTCGACGGACTCCTCGTCGTCGGACTCTTCGTCCTCGGAGTCCTCGTCGTCCGACTCCTCGTCGGAGTCCTCGGTCTCGTCGGCTTCCGCCTCGTCCTCGTCCTCGTCCTCGACGTGGAGAGCGGCGTCCTCGGCGGCGTCGCCGGCAGCGTCGTCAGCAGCGTCGGCCTGGTCCTCGTCGGCGGCCTCGACGATGTCCAGCTCGTCCTCGACGGACTCGGACTCGAAGGCGTCGTTCAGGTTCGCGTCAGACACGGTGGCTGCTTCTTCCTGCGATACAGATGGGGTGGAACAAAAAGTCAGCCGAAGACGTACTTGACTGCTTCCTGGAAGCCATAGTCAATCACGGTGACAAGGCCGATCATGATGACGACGAAGATAATCACCACAGTGGTGTACGACGTCAGCTGGCTACGAGTGGGCCAGACGACCTTGCGGAGTTCCGCCACGATCTGGCGGTAGAAGAGCGCGAGCCGGCCCAGAGGGCCCTTCTTGCCGCGCTTGCCGCCCTTGCGGGCCTTCTTCTTGGACTCAGAGGCCTCGTCGTCGGCATCAGGCATGTCGATGGAGCCTACGGCGTCCGTCACGATCTCTCACCTGATTCCGGGTCGGCCGTGCCGCGCCCGGGATGGAGCCGCACGGCGGTGCAATGAAGTACGTACATGCGCACAACACCTGGCGGTGTGTGTAGCAGGGCCGGAGGGACTTGAACCCCCAACCGCCGGTTTTGGAGACCGGTGCTCTACCAATTGAGCTACGACCCTTTGTTGGTGTCCCTCAACCTACCGCATCGTGAGATGTGGTCGGTGCGGGCCAACGAGCAGTGAGCATACGTGGTGATGGGGGTCCGCGTCGAACAGAAACCGCGCCGACCTGCCCTCGGACGGGCGTACGACCGGGAATGACCGTTCCTGTCCGGTCCGTGAAACCTGTGTGCCTGGCCCTGACGAGGTCTGGGACGATGGGCCGTATGAGCGCTGCTACCCCTCCCACCGAGCGTCGGGTCTCCGCCCGCATCGGTGCGATCTCCGAGTCCGCCACCCTCGCCGTCGACGCCAAGGCCAAGGCCCTCAAGGCCGCCGGGCGCCCGGTGATCGGCTTCGGCGCCGGTGAGCCCGACTTCCCGACCCCCGACTACATCGTCGAGGCGGCCGTCGAGGCTTGCAGGAACCCGAAGTTCCACCGCTACACGCCGGCCGGCGGTCTGCCCGAGCTGAAGGCCGCGATCGCCGCCAAGACGCTGCGCGACTCGGGCTACGAGGTCGACGCCTCTCAGGTCCTCGTGACCAACGGCGGCAAGCAGGCGATCTACGAGGCCTTCGCCGCGATCCTCGACCCGGGCGACGAGGTCATCGTCCCGGCGCCGTACTGGACGACGTACCCCGAGTCGATCCGTCTCGCGGGCGGCGTCCCGGTGGAGGTCGTGGCCGACGAGACCACCGGCTACCGGGTCTCCGTGGAGCAGCTGGAGGCCGCGCGCACGGAGAAGACCAAGGTCGTCCTCTTCGTCTCGCCGTCCAACCCGACCGGCGCCGTGTACCCCGAGGCCGACGCCGAGGCGATCGGGCGCTGGGCCGTCGAGCACGGCCTGTGGGTCCTGACCGACGAGATCTACGAGCACCTCGTCTACGGCGACGCGAAGTTCACGTCGCTGCCGGCGATCGTCCCCGAGCTGCGCGACAAGTGCATCGTGGTCAACGGTGTCGCGAAGACGTACGCGATGACCGGCTGGCGCGTCGGGTGGATCGTGGGCCCGAAGGACGTCGTGAAGGCCGCGACGAACCTCCAGTCGCACGCCACGTCCAACGTGAGCAACGTCGCGCAGATCGCCGCCCTCGCCGCCGTCTCGGGCAACCTGGACGCGGTCGCGGAGATGCGCACCGCCTTCGACCGTCGCCGCCAGACGATCGTGCGGATGCTGAACGAGATCGAGGGCGTGTACTGCCCGACGCCGGAGGGCGCCTTCTACGCGTACCCCTCGGTGAAGGGTCTGCTCGGCAAGGAGATCCGCGGCAAGCGCCCCGAGACCTCCGTCGAGCTCGCCGCCCTGATCCTCGACGAGGCCGAGGTCGCGGTCGTCCCGGGCGAGGCCTTCGGCACGCCGGGCTACCTGCGTCTGTCGTACGCGCTCGGCGACGAGGACCTGGTCGAGGGCGTCTCCCGGATCCAGAAGCTGCTGGCCGAGGCGACCGCCTGATCACCTAGGAACGTTCCTAGCTGGGCCCCCGCTCTTCGGAGCGGGGGCCCGTTTTTGCGTTCTAGCAAGGTCCCGATCGGGGAAACGGGGTGCCTTCGTCCATTCGGGTGCGGCAGTATCAGTCGATGGAGCACGTTTCACGCGACATCACCCTGCTGCCCAAGGCCCATCTGCATCTGCACTTCACCGGTTCGATGCGGCCCACGACGCTCATCGAGCTGGCCGACAAGTACGGCGTCCATCTTCCCGAGGCGCTGAGCAGCGGTACGCCCCCGAAGCTACGGGCGACCGACGAGCGCGGCTGGTTCCGCTTCCAGCGCCTGTACGACATCGCGCGCTCCTGCCTGCGCGAGCCCGAGGACATCCGGCGGCTCGTCCGCGAGGCCGCCGAGGAGGACGTCAGGGACGGCTCCGGGTGGCTGGAGATCCAGGTCGACCCCACCTCGTACGCCCCACTGCTCGGCGGGCTCATCGCGGCCATGGAGATCATCCTGGACGCGGTCGACGCGGCCTCCCGGGAAACCGGGCTCGGGATGCGGGTGCTCGTCGCCGCGAACCGGATGAAGCACCCCCTGGAGGCGCGGACGCTCGCCCGGCTCGCGGTGCGGTACGCGGACCGGGGCGTGGTCGGCTTCGGGCTCTCCAACGACGAGCGGCGGGGCCTGGCGCGCGACTTCGACCGGGCGTTCTCGATCGCCCGCGACGGCGGTCTCCTCGCGGCCCCGCACGGTGGGGAGCTGACCGGCCCCGCCTCCGTACGGGACTGCCTGGACGACCTGCGGGCCTCGCGCGTCGGCCACGGGGTGCGGGCGGCGGAGGACCCCCGGCTGCTGCGGAAGCTGGCGGAGCGCGGGGTGACCTGCGAGGTCTGCCCCGCGTCGAACGTGGCCCTCGGTGTGTACGAGCGGCACGAGGACGTACCGCTGCGGACGCTCTTCGAGGCGGGTGTCCCGATGGCGCTGGGCGCCGACGACCCGCTGCTCTTCGGCTCGCGGCTCGCGGCGCAGTACGAGATCGCCCGCCGGTACCACGGGTTCACGGACGCGGAGCTGGCGGAGCTGGCCCGTCAGTCGGTGCGGGGCTCGGCGGCCCCGGAGGGCGTACGGGCGAAGCTCCTTGCGGGGATCGACGACTGGATCGCCGACTGATCCCTCGGGTCCGTCAGCCGATCCCGCGCATCAGCGTGCGCGCGATCGAGCGGGCGAAGTCGTCGAGCGGCCCGGGGCCGTCCTCGGTCATCTCGTACGCGAAGGCCCGCTGGACGCAGGCGCCGAGGAGGAGCGCCGCGGCCGCCCGCGGGTCGGCGTCGGCGGCGACCCGGCCGAGGCGCTGCTCGGTGCGGAGGTAGGCGGTGAGCCCCTCGACGGGCTTGTGCGGGCCGGCGCCGAGCCGGCGCATGCCCTCTTCGTGGCGGGCCTTGAGCTGCGGCTCGGCGTAGAGCGAGGCGGCCATCGGAAAGCTCTCCTCGTAGAAGAGGGCGGCCTGCCGGGCGATCTCGGTGAGGTTCTCCTCGACGGTGCGGCTGCCGGGGTCGGCGGCGAGGGCGCCGAGCAGCCCGCCGAGCCGGGGCAGCCGTTCGTCGAGGACGGTCAGGAAGAGCTCTTCCTTGCTCGCGAAGTACTTGTAGAGCGCCGCCTCCGAGCAGCCGGCCGCCTTGGCGATCTCCTTGGTCGTGGTGCGGGCGAGTCCCGCCGTCCGCATGAGGTCGCGCGCGGCGTCGACGATCCGTACGCGGGTCGGCCTCTGTTCCATGCATCCTCCAGCCACGCTTGACGCGTGAGTGAGTATCCACCCACCCTGGGGGTGAGTGAACACTTACCCACCCCGGGAGGGTGCGACATGAAGCTCACTGTCTTCGGCGCGACCGGTGGCATCGGCCGGGAGATCGTCCGCCAGGCACTGGCCTCGGGCCACGAGGTGACGGCGGTGGTACGGGATCCGACGCGGCTGGCGGTGACCGGGGAGCGGCTCGTGGTCCACCGGGCCGACCTCGCCGCCCCCGAGACCCTGCGCGCGGCCGTCACCGGCCGGGACGCCGTGCTGTCGGGCCTCGGCGCCCGCGGTCGCGCGGACGCGGCGACGGGCGTGGCGGCCCGGCTGACCCGCTCGGTGCTCACGGCGATGGAGGCGGAGCGGGTCCGGCGGCTCCTGGTGGTCAGCGCGGCGCCGGTGGGCCCCGCCGCGGAGGGCGACGGGGTGCTCGACAAGGCCGTCCTCGCCGTGATCAGCAGCGTCCTGAAGGACGTCTACGCCGATCTGCGGGTGATGGAGTCCGCGCTGGCGGCAAGCGGCACGGACTGGACCTCGGTCCGCCCGCCGAAGCTGACGGACAAGCCGCTCACCGGCCGGTACCGCACGGTCGTCGGCGGCAATCCGCCCCGGGGCCGCACGCTGGCCCGCGCGGACGTGGCCCACGCGATGCTGGCGATGATCGACGCCCCGGCGACGGTCAAGCAGGGCGTGGGCGTGGCCTACTAGGCCACTAGATCTCGACGCCGACGGTCACGGGCTCGTTGACGAGGGTGATCCCGAAGGCGTCCCGGACCCCGGCGACGACCTCGCGGGCGAGGGCGAGGAGGTCCTCGGTGGTCGCCTCGCCGCGGTTGGTGAGGGCGAGCGTGTGCTTGGTGGAGATCCGGGCGGGCCCGGTTCCGTACCCCTTGGTGAACCCGGCCCGGTCGATCAGCCAGGCCGCGGAGGTCTTCACTGCGCCGCCCTCGCCCGCGGGGAAGGCCGGCGGGGCGACGTCGGGGCCGAGCCGCTCCGCCACACGGGCCCGGAAGCTGTCGAACTCGTCGTTCGTGAGGATCGGGTTCGTGAAGAAGGAGCCCGCGGACCAGGTGTCGTGATCCTCCGGGTCCAGGACCATGCCCTTGCCGGCGCGCAGCCGCAGCACGGTCTCGCGGGCCTGGCCGAGCGGCACCCGGTCGCCCGCCTCGACGCCGAGGGCGCGGGCGGTCTCCGGGTACTTGAGCGGCGCCGACATCCCGTCCGCGTCCTCCAGCTCGAAGCGGACCCGCAGCACCACGTACCGCTCGGGCTGGTCCTTGAAGAGGCTGTGCCGGTACGAGAAGGCGCACTCGGCGTTGGTGAGGGTGACGGTCTCCTCGGCGCGCCGGTCGTAGGCGACGACCTCGGTGACGGTCGCGGAGACGTCCTGCCCGTACGCGCCGACGTTCTGGATCGGGGTCGCGCCGGCCGAGCCGGGGATGCCGGCCAGGCACTCGATCCCGGCGAGTCCGGCCTCGACGGTCCGCGCCACGGCGTCCGTCCAGACCTCGCCCGCGGCGAGCTCCAGGCGCGAGCCCTCCAGGGCGAAGCCGGTGGTGGCGATGCGCAGCGCCGTGCCGTCGAAGCCCTTGTCCCCGATGACCAGGTTCGAGCCGCCGCCGATGATCAGCAGCGGGGTGCCCGCGGCGTCGGCCTCGCGGACGGCCGCGACCACCTCGTCGTCGGTGGTGGCGGTGACGAGCCGGGTGGCGGGTCCGCCGAGCCGGAAGGTGGTCAGGGGCGCGAGGGGGGCGTCGTGGAGTGGCTGCACGGGCTCAAGGGTACGGGCCCGCCGCTTCCGCGACGGGCCCGTGACGCTCGTAGCCGTCAGGCGAGCTCGACCACGGCCCGCGACATGCCGAGGACCTTCTGGCCCGCGCTCATCGCGGTGATGTCGACCCGCACCTTCCGGTCGTCCAGCTTCGCGGCGACCTTGGCGCTGACCTCGACGAGGGCGCCCTGGTCGTCGTTGGGGACGATGACCGGCTTGGTGAAGCGGACGCCGTACTCGACGACGGCGGCGGGGTCGCCGGCCCAGTCGGTGACGACGCGGACGGCCTCGGCCATGGTGAACATGCCGTGGGCGATGACGTCGGGGAGGCCGACCTCCACCGCGAACTTCTCGTTCCAGTGGATGGGGTTGAAGTCCCCGGAGGCGCCCGCGTACCGCACGAGCGTGGCGCGCGTCACGGGGAAGCTCTGCGCGGGCAGCTCGGTGCCGACCTCGACGTCGTCGTAGGCGATCTTGGCGGTCATGGTCAGGCCCCCTCGGGTGCGCGGGAGACGAGCTTCGTCCAGGCGGTCACGACGTGCTCGCCGGACGCGT
The sequence above is a segment of the Streptomyces sp. NBC_01255 genome. Coding sequences within it:
- a CDS encoding MaoC family dehydratase encodes the protein MTAKIAYDDVEVGTELPAQSFPVTRATLVRYAGASGDFNPIHWNEKFAVEVGLPDVIAHGMFTMAEAVRVVTDWAGDPAAVVEYGVRFTKPVIVPNDDQGALVEVSAKVAAKLDDRKVRVDITAMSAGQKVLGMSRAVVELA